One region of Salvelinus namaycush isolate Seneca chromosome 3, SaNama_1.0, whole genome shotgun sequence genomic DNA includes:
- the LOC120044034 gene encoding ral guanine nucleotide dissociation stimulator-like 1 → MVNPQSRLMSLSCGSTFSPQNPVQEWGEEFEEGALYGITLRREPVQIPASPTEARPCVAFVQYRTCKVRRLKAATLNRLVSHLLDPCCQEPDYRRIFLSTYQTFTTTSALIELLFQGDNGASDVYNSECHRRCLLPLIQTWLEEYSEDFRDPPQHPSLRLLLDHLHYLSSFCSLAQRSETLLKKFQREEMDNGGHSAQAEVNQENESSGEEGLEWYSPLDQGDIMDFSVTGIAEQLTRLDAGLFRKVVPYQCLGCVWSQRDKKENLSATVSATISQFNAVTNRVITSLLCRPTSSPTSVRRASSPAQRACVIEKWIRVGQECRQLKNFSSLRAILSALQSNAVYRLRKTWAAVCRDSVAIFDNLCETFPDENCVLSNREISLESTSSGVVPYLGTYLTILTMLDTALPDTVEGDLINFEKRRREFEILSQIRQLQTSCSQYNLPHHTRITAWLQGQKLLTDQESYELSRNLEPPIDLCSPSAWSHRLLSKKLSSLLKVSEGSSRKNHADQISVSSSGSSGSEMEDLSTPPSTLRLQSLSSSCQNVAEALPSSPDGSTPSTCSSSSQPDLSAPVAAHPKPMLASHHKRSVSMTSLPLYNRQVADSCIVRVSVEAGNGNMYKSILLTGQDKTAQVIQRALEKHNLEHLTCQDFTLTQLISQERELLIPDKANVFYAMCTSVNFDFVLHQCPKGQKKPLCATSSLGRYSK, encoded by the exons ATGGTCAACCCTCAGTCACGACTCATGAGCCTCAGCTGTGGCAGCACTTTCTCTCCACAG AACCCAGTGCAGGAGTGGGGTGAGGAGTTTGAGGAGGGGGCGTTGTATGGAATCACCCTGCGTCGGGAGCCCGTCCAGATACCAGCCAGCCCCACCGAGGCCCGGCCATGCGTTGCCTTCGTCCAGTACCGGACCTGTAAGGTGCGCAGGCTGAAGGCAGCCACCCTGAACCGTCTAGTGAGCCACCTCCTGGACCCCTGCTGCCAGGAGCCCGACTACAGACGGATCTTTCTGTCCACCTACCAGACCTTCACCACTACCAGTGCACTCATTGAGCTGCTCTTCCAGGG GGACAATGGGGCTTCAGACGTGTACAACAGTGAATGTCACAGGAG GTGTCTGTTGCCCCTGATCCAGACTTGGTTGGAGGAGTACAGTGAGGACTTCCGGGATCCTCCTCAGCATCCCTCCCTAAGGCTGCTGTTGGACCACCTGCACTACCTATCCTCCTTCTGTTCACTGGCCCAGCGCTCTGAAACTCTGCTTAAGAAGTTCCAGAGAGAAG AAATGGATAATGGTGGCCATTCTGCCCAGGCTGAGGTTAATCAGGAAAACGAGAGCTCAGGGGAGGAAGGCCTAGAATGGTACAGCCCACTGGATCAGGGTGACATCATGGACTTCTCAGTCACAGGCATCGCAGAACAGCTCACCCGACTGGACGCT GGGCTGTTTAGGAAGGTGGTTCCCTACCagtgtctgggctgtgtgtggTCCCAGAGAGACAAGAAGGAGAACCTGTCTGCTACCGTTAGCGCCACCATTTCCCAGTTTAATGCAGTCACCAACCGAGTCATCACCTCCCTGCTCTGCCGGCCCACCTCCAGCCCCACTTCTGTCCGCAGGGCCTCCAGCCCAGCTCAGAGGGCCTGCGTCATTGAGAAGTGGATCAGAGTAGGACAG GAGTGTCGGCAGCTGAAGAATTTCTCCTCTTTGAGGGCCATCCTGTCTGCCCTTCAGTCCAATGCTGTCTACAGGCTGAGGAAGACGTGGGCTGCTGTGTGTAG GGACAGCGTGGCCATCTTTGATAACCTCTGTGAAACCTTCCCTGATGAGAACTGTGTGTTAAGCAACAGAGAGATCAGTTTGGAG AGCACCTCCAGTGGGGTGGTTCCTTACCTGGGCACATACCTGACTATCCTCACAATGCTGGACACTGCTCTACCAGATACTGTGGAG GGGGACCTCATAAACTTTGAAAAGAGGAGGAGG gagTTTGAGATTCTCTCTCAGATCCGGCAGCTCCAAACCTCCTGCTCTCAGTACAACCTGCCCCATCACACCAGGATCACTGCCTGGTTGCAGGGCCAGAAGCTGCTCACTGACCAGGAGAG CTATGAACTGTCCAGAAACCTGGAGCCTCCAATAGACCTCTGCTCCCCAAGCGCCTGGAGCCACCGTTTGCTCAGCAAGAAACTGTCCTC ACTCCTGAAAGTGAGTGAGGGATCCAGCAGGAAAAACCATGCAGACCAGATCAGTGTGTCGTCTTCAGGGTCCAGTGGCTCTGAGATGGAGgatctctccacccctccctccacaCTCAGACTGCAG TCTCTGTCCAGCTCCTGTCAAAATGTGGCGGAGGCCTTACCCTCCTCCCCGGATGGCTCCACTCCCTCCACTTGTTCCTCCAGTTCTCAGCCTGACCTCTCTGCTCCAGTGGCTGCCCACCCTAAACCCATGCTGGCCTCTCATCATAAGCGCTCTGTGTCCAtgacctccctccccctctacaaCAGACAGGTGGCTGACTCCTGTATAGTGAGGGTCAGTGTGGAGGCTGGCAACGGCAACATGTACAAGAGCATCCTG CTGACTGGTCAGGACAAAACTGCCCAGGTGATCCAGAGGGCCCTGGAAAAACACAACCTGGAGCACCTGACCTGTCAAGACTTCACCCTCACACAGTTGATATCCCAGGAAAGAG AGTTACTCATTCCGGACAAAGCTAACGTCTTCTACGCCATGTGCACGTCGGTGAACTTTGACTTTGTTCTGCACCAGTGTCCAAAGGGTCAAAAGAAACCTCTGTGCGCTACTTCCAGCCTTGGACGTTATTCAAAGTAG
- the LOC120038373 gene encoding choline transporter-like protein 2 isoform X1, giving the protein MMELEGEKPKYGEPKKYDPTFKGPIYNRGCTDIVCCILFIICILGYVAVGILAWSQGDPRKVIYPTDSRGQFCGQAGTPLETKPLLFYFNIMKCASPMVLLEFQCPTTQMCVEKCPDKFLTLNNAYTNKEDFKYYKNFCKEGLEGLAVTQILTSGLCPAMLMPSKPFTRRCFPALGQKGGEITVGNKSKFDDGEGTMRDAKDLVAGVKNATVVIEARQVAMKIFEDYTQSWYWILIGLVIAMLISLLFIVLLRFLAGIMVWVMIVMVILVIGYGIFHCSMEYVSLKSEAGSNVTLKDLGFQTDFSVYLHIRQTWLAFIIILAIVEVIIILLLIFLRNRILIAIALIKEASRAIGYVMSALFYPLFTFALLSIVIAYWAVTAVFLSTSNQPIYKVFNDTACDHSRKICEPANFSTSSMKAECLNSKCLFAYYGGETVYHKYLIGLQFYNVFLFFWCANFVTALGQMTLAGAFASYYWALVKPDDMPAFPIFSSLGRSLRYHTGSLAFGSLILSIIQIIRVLLEYIDHKLQGTQNKCTKFLLCCLKCCFWCLEKFIKFINRNAYIMVAIYGKNFCTSAKDAFFLLMRNMIRVAVLDKVTDFLLFLGKLLIVGLVGIFAFFFFSGRVKAFENTAPNLHYYWVPILTVVVGSYLIAHGFFSVYAMCVDTLFLCFLEDLERNDGSAERPYLMSDRLLKVLNKKNKPEPAE; this is encoded by the exons GTGAACCAAAAAAGTATGACCCCACCTTCAAAGGCCCCATCTATAACAG GGGTTGCACTGACATTGTATGCTGCATCCTCTTCATTATTTGCATACTGGGCTATGTTGCAGTGGGAATTCTGG cctggtcccagggaGACCCCAGGAAGGTGATCTACCCCACAGACAGCAGAGGACAGTTCTGTGGGCAGGCAGGCACTCCTCTGGA GACGAAGCCCTTGCTGTTCTACTTCAACATCATGAAGTGTGCCAGTCCCATGGTGCTGCTGGAGTTCCAGTGCCCAACCACACAG ATGTGTGTGGAGAAATGCCCTGATAAGTTCTTGACGCTCAATAATGCCTACACCAATAAAGAGGACTTTAAGTATTATAAGAACTTCTGCAAGGAGGGTCTAGAGGGGCTG gctgtaacacagatCCTGACTTCTGGCCTGTGTCCTGCCATGCTGATGCCAAGTAAACCCT tcACCCGTAGGTGCTTCCCTGCCCTGGGCCAGAAGGGAGGGGAGATCACCGTGGGAAATAAATCCAAGTTTGATGATGGGGAGGGGACGATGAGAGATGCCAAAGATCTGGTGGCGGGGGTCAA GAATGCCACAGTGGTCATTGAAGCTCGACAAGTGGCCATGAAGATCTTTGAGGATTACACCCAGTCCTGGTACTGGATCCTAAT AGGGTTGGTGATTGCCATGCTCATCAGTCTCCTCTTCATCGTACTCCTGCGCTTCCTGGCCGGGATCATGGTGTGGGTCATGATCGTCATGGTGATTCTGGTCATTGGATACG GTATCTTCCACTGCTCCATGGAGTATGTTAGCCTGAAGTCAGAGGCAGGCTCTAATGTCACTCTAAAGGACCTGGGCTTCCAGACAGACTTCTCTGTGTATCTGCATATCAGACAGACCTGGCTGGCCTTCA TTATTATTCTGGCCATTGTGGAGGTCATCATCATTTTGCTGCTCATCTTCCTCAGGAATAGAATCCTCATCGCTATCGCTCTCATCAAAGAAGCCAGCAG GGCCATTGGGTATGTGATGTCAGCCCTGTTTTACCCCTTGTTCACCTTTGCCCTCTTATCCATTGTCATCGCCTACTGGGCCGTCACCGCTGT GTTCCTGTCCACCTCCAATCAGCCCATCTATAAGGTGTTCAATGATACGGCCTGCGATCACTCCAGGAAAATCTGCGAGCCAGCT AACTTCAGCACCTCCAGTATGAAGGCGGAGTGCCTAAACTCGAAGTGTCTGTTTGCCTACTACGGTGGAGAGACGGTCTACCACAAGTACCTGATTGGCCTGCAGTTCTACAACGTCTTCCTGTTCTTCTGGTGTGCCAACTTTGTGACAGCGCTGGGTCAGATGACCCTGGCTGGGGCCTTTGCCTCCTACTACTGGGCCTTGGTCAAGCCTGACGACATGCCTGCCTTCCCCATCTTCTCATCCCTTGGCAGATCACTCAG GTATCACACAGGTTCCCTGGCGTTTGgctctctcatcctctccatcatccAGATCATCAGGGTTCTGCTGGAGTACATCGACCACAAGCTCCAAG GAACCCAAAATAAGTGCACAAAGTTCCTACTGTGCTGTCTCAAGTGCTGCTTCTGGTGCCTGGAGAAATTCATCAAGTTCATCAACAGAAATGCCTACATTATG GTGGCGATATATGGCAAGAACTTCTGCACGTCTGCCAAAGATGCCTTCTTCCTCCTTATGAGGAACATGATCAG GGTAGCCGTCCTGGACAAGGTGACAGACTTCCTGTTGTTCCTGGGCAAGCTCCTCATCGTGGGGCTTGTGG GAATCTTTgcgttcttcttcttctctgggaGGGTGAAGGCCTTTGAGAACACAGCTCCCAACCTCCACTACTACTGGGTTCCCATCCTG ACGGTGGTGGTTGGTTCCTACCTTATTGCCCACGGCTTCTTCAGCGTGTACGCCATGTGTGTGGACACACTCTTCCTCTGCTTCT TGGAGGACCTGGAGAGGAACGATGGCAGTGCGGAGAGACCCTACCTGATGTCTGACCGCCTCCTCAAAGTCCTGAATAAGAAGAACAAGCCTGAACCAGCAGAGTAG
- the LOC120038373 gene encoding choline transporter-like protein 2 isoform X2, whose product MPEQQPYYGKNGEPKKYDPTFKGPIYNRGCTDIVCCILFIICILGYVAVGILAWSQGDPRKVIYPTDSRGQFCGQAGTPLETKPLLFYFNIMKCASPMVLLEFQCPTTQMCVEKCPDKFLTLNNAYTNKEDFKYYKNFCKEGLEGLAVTQILTSGLCPAMLMPSKPFTRRCFPALGQKGGEITVGNKSKFDDGEGTMRDAKDLVAGVKNATVVIEARQVAMKIFEDYTQSWYWILIGLVIAMLISLLFIVLLRFLAGIMVWVMIVMVILVIGYGIFHCSMEYVSLKSEAGSNVTLKDLGFQTDFSVYLHIRQTWLAFIIILAIVEVIIILLLIFLRNRILIAIALIKEASRAIGYVMSALFYPLFTFALLSIVIAYWAVTAVFLSTSNQPIYKVFNDTACDHSRKICEPANFSTSSMKAECLNSKCLFAYYGGETVYHKYLIGLQFYNVFLFFWCANFVTALGQMTLAGAFASYYWALVKPDDMPAFPIFSSLGRSLRYHTGSLAFGSLILSIIQIIRVLLEYIDHKLQGTQNKCTKFLLCCLKCCFWCLEKFIKFINRNAYIMVAIYGKNFCTSAKDAFFLLMRNMIRVAVLDKVTDFLLFLGKLLIVGLVGIFAFFFFSGRVKAFENTAPNLHYYWVPILTVVVGSYLIAHGFFSVYAMCVDTLFLCFLEDLERNDGSAERPYLMSDRLLKVLNKKNKPEPAE is encoded by the exons ATGCCTGAGCAGCAACCCTATTACGGAAAGAATG GTGAACCAAAAAAGTATGACCCCACCTTCAAAGGCCCCATCTATAACAG GGGTTGCACTGACATTGTATGCTGCATCCTCTTCATTATTTGCATACTGGGCTATGTTGCAGTGGGAATTCTGG cctggtcccagggaGACCCCAGGAAGGTGATCTACCCCACAGACAGCAGAGGACAGTTCTGTGGGCAGGCAGGCACTCCTCTGGA GACGAAGCCCTTGCTGTTCTACTTCAACATCATGAAGTGTGCCAGTCCCATGGTGCTGCTGGAGTTCCAGTGCCCAACCACACAG ATGTGTGTGGAGAAATGCCCTGATAAGTTCTTGACGCTCAATAATGCCTACACCAATAAAGAGGACTTTAAGTATTATAAGAACTTCTGCAAGGAGGGTCTAGAGGGGCTG gctgtaacacagatCCTGACTTCTGGCCTGTGTCCTGCCATGCTGATGCCAAGTAAACCCT tcACCCGTAGGTGCTTCCCTGCCCTGGGCCAGAAGGGAGGGGAGATCACCGTGGGAAATAAATCCAAGTTTGATGATGGGGAGGGGACGATGAGAGATGCCAAAGATCTGGTGGCGGGGGTCAA GAATGCCACAGTGGTCATTGAAGCTCGACAAGTGGCCATGAAGATCTTTGAGGATTACACCCAGTCCTGGTACTGGATCCTAAT AGGGTTGGTGATTGCCATGCTCATCAGTCTCCTCTTCATCGTACTCCTGCGCTTCCTGGCCGGGATCATGGTGTGGGTCATGATCGTCATGGTGATTCTGGTCATTGGATACG GTATCTTCCACTGCTCCATGGAGTATGTTAGCCTGAAGTCAGAGGCAGGCTCTAATGTCACTCTAAAGGACCTGGGCTTCCAGACAGACTTCTCTGTGTATCTGCATATCAGACAGACCTGGCTGGCCTTCA TTATTATTCTGGCCATTGTGGAGGTCATCATCATTTTGCTGCTCATCTTCCTCAGGAATAGAATCCTCATCGCTATCGCTCTCATCAAAGAAGCCAGCAG GGCCATTGGGTATGTGATGTCAGCCCTGTTTTACCCCTTGTTCACCTTTGCCCTCTTATCCATTGTCATCGCCTACTGGGCCGTCACCGCTGT GTTCCTGTCCACCTCCAATCAGCCCATCTATAAGGTGTTCAATGATACGGCCTGCGATCACTCCAGGAAAATCTGCGAGCCAGCT AACTTCAGCACCTCCAGTATGAAGGCGGAGTGCCTAAACTCGAAGTGTCTGTTTGCCTACTACGGTGGAGAGACGGTCTACCACAAGTACCTGATTGGCCTGCAGTTCTACAACGTCTTCCTGTTCTTCTGGTGTGCCAACTTTGTGACAGCGCTGGGTCAGATGACCCTGGCTGGGGCCTTTGCCTCCTACTACTGGGCCTTGGTCAAGCCTGACGACATGCCTGCCTTCCCCATCTTCTCATCCCTTGGCAGATCACTCAG GTATCACACAGGTTCCCTGGCGTTTGgctctctcatcctctccatcatccAGATCATCAGGGTTCTGCTGGAGTACATCGACCACAAGCTCCAAG GAACCCAAAATAAGTGCACAAAGTTCCTACTGTGCTGTCTCAAGTGCTGCTTCTGGTGCCTGGAGAAATTCATCAAGTTCATCAACAGAAATGCCTACATTATG GTGGCGATATATGGCAAGAACTTCTGCACGTCTGCCAAAGATGCCTTCTTCCTCCTTATGAGGAACATGATCAG GGTAGCCGTCCTGGACAAGGTGACAGACTTCCTGTTGTTCCTGGGCAAGCTCCTCATCGTGGGGCTTGTGG GAATCTTTgcgttcttcttcttctctgggaGGGTGAAGGCCTTTGAGAACACAGCTCCCAACCTCCACTACTACTGGGTTCCCATCCTG ACGGTGGTGGTTGGTTCCTACCTTATTGCCCACGGCTTCTTCAGCGTGTACGCCATGTGTGTGGACACACTCTTCCTCTGCTTCT TGGAGGACCTGGAGAGGAACGATGGCAGTGCGGAGAGACCCTACCTGATGTCTGACCGCCTCCTCAAAGTCCTGAATAAGAAGAACAAGCCTGAACCAGCAGAGTAG
- the LOC120038373 gene encoding choline transporter-like protein 2 isoform X3 produces MPEQQPYYGKNGEPKKYDPTFKGPIYNRGCTDIVCCILFIICILGYVAVGILAWSQGDPRKVIYPTDSRGQFCGQAGTPLETKPLLFYFNIMKCASPMVLLEFQCPTTQMCVEKCPDKFLTLNNAYTNKEDFKYYKNFCKEGLEGLAVTQILTSGLCPAMLMPSKPFTRRCFPALGQKGGEITVGNKSKFDDGEGTMRDAKDLVAGVKNATVVIEARQVAMKIFEDYTQSWYWILIGLVIAMLISLLFIVLLRFLAGIMVWVMIVMVILVIGYGIFHCSMEYVSLKSEAGSNVTLKDLGFQTDFSVYLHIRQTWLAFIIILAIVEVIIILLLIFLRNRILIAIALIKEASRAIGYVMSALFYPLFTFALLSIVIAYWAVTAVFLSTSNQPIYKVFNDTACDHSRKICEPANFSTSSMKAECLNSKCLFAYYGGETVYHKYLIGLQFYNVFLFFWCANFVTALGQMTLAGAFASYYWALVKPDDMPAFPIFSSLGRSLRYHTGSLAFGSLILSIIQIIRVLLEYIDHKLQGTQNKCTKFLLCCLKCCFWCLEKFIKFINRNAYIMVAIYGKNFCTSAKDAFFLLMRNMIRVAVLDKVTDFLLFLGKLLIVGLVGIFAFFFFSGRVKAFENTAPNLHYYWVPILTVVVGSYLIAHGFFSVYAMCVDTLFLCFCEDLERNDGSLARPYYMSASLHDILSENKAVEETEEPTQSSPHQPDD; encoded by the exons ATGCCTGAGCAGCAACCCTATTACGGAAAGAATG GTGAACCAAAAAAGTATGACCCCACCTTCAAAGGCCCCATCTATAACAG GGGTTGCACTGACATTGTATGCTGCATCCTCTTCATTATTTGCATACTGGGCTATGTTGCAGTGGGAATTCTGG cctggtcccagggaGACCCCAGGAAGGTGATCTACCCCACAGACAGCAGAGGACAGTTCTGTGGGCAGGCAGGCACTCCTCTGGA GACGAAGCCCTTGCTGTTCTACTTCAACATCATGAAGTGTGCCAGTCCCATGGTGCTGCTGGAGTTCCAGTGCCCAACCACACAG ATGTGTGTGGAGAAATGCCCTGATAAGTTCTTGACGCTCAATAATGCCTACACCAATAAAGAGGACTTTAAGTATTATAAGAACTTCTGCAAGGAGGGTCTAGAGGGGCTG gctgtaacacagatCCTGACTTCTGGCCTGTGTCCTGCCATGCTGATGCCAAGTAAACCCT tcACCCGTAGGTGCTTCCCTGCCCTGGGCCAGAAGGGAGGGGAGATCACCGTGGGAAATAAATCCAAGTTTGATGATGGGGAGGGGACGATGAGAGATGCCAAAGATCTGGTGGCGGGGGTCAA GAATGCCACAGTGGTCATTGAAGCTCGACAAGTGGCCATGAAGATCTTTGAGGATTACACCCAGTCCTGGTACTGGATCCTAAT AGGGTTGGTGATTGCCATGCTCATCAGTCTCCTCTTCATCGTACTCCTGCGCTTCCTGGCCGGGATCATGGTGTGGGTCATGATCGTCATGGTGATTCTGGTCATTGGATACG GTATCTTCCACTGCTCCATGGAGTATGTTAGCCTGAAGTCAGAGGCAGGCTCTAATGTCACTCTAAAGGACCTGGGCTTCCAGACAGACTTCTCTGTGTATCTGCATATCAGACAGACCTGGCTGGCCTTCA TTATTATTCTGGCCATTGTGGAGGTCATCATCATTTTGCTGCTCATCTTCCTCAGGAATAGAATCCTCATCGCTATCGCTCTCATCAAAGAAGCCAGCAG GGCCATTGGGTATGTGATGTCAGCCCTGTTTTACCCCTTGTTCACCTTTGCCCTCTTATCCATTGTCATCGCCTACTGGGCCGTCACCGCTGT GTTCCTGTCCACCTCCAATCAGCCCATCTATAAGGTGTTCAATGATACGGCCTGCGATCACTCCAGGAAAATCTGCGAGCCAGCT AACTTCAGCACCTCCAGTATGAAGGCGGAGTGCCTAAACTCGAAGTGTCTGTTTGCCTACTACGGTGGAGAGACGGTCTACCACAAGTACCTGATTGGCCTGCAGTTCTACAACGTCTTCCTGTTCTTCTGGTGTGCCAACTTTGTGACAGCGCTGGGTCAGATGACCCTGGCTGGGGCCTTTGCCTCCTACTACTGGGCCTTGGTCAAGCCTGACGACATGCCTGCCTTCCCCATCTTCTCATCCCTTGGCAGATCACTCAG GTATCACACAGGTTCCCTGGCGTTTGgctctctcatcctctccatcatccAGATCATCAGGGTTCTGCTGGAGTACATCGACCACAAGCTCCAAG GAACCCAAAATAAGTGCACAAAGTTCCTACTGTGCTGTCTCAAGTGCTGCTTCTGGTGCCTGGAGAAATTCATCAAGTTCATCAACAGAAATGCCTACATTATG GTGGCGATATATGGCAAGAACTTCTGCACGTCTGCCAAAGATGCCTTCTTCCTCCTTATGAGGAACATGATCAG GGTAGCCGTCCTGGACAAGGTGACAGACTTCCTGTTGTTCCTGGGCAAGCTCCTCATCGTGGGGCTTGTGG GAATCTTTgcgttcttcttcttctctgggaGGGTGAAGGCCTTTGAGAACACAGCTCCCAACCTCCACTACTACTGGGTTCCCATCCTG ACGGTGGTGGTTGGTTCCTACCTTATTGCCCACGGCTTCTTCAGCGTGTACGCCATGTGTGTGGACACACTCTTCCTCTGCTTCT gcgaAGACCTGGAGAGAAATGATGGCTCTCTGGCAAGACCGTATTACATGTCAGCTTCGCTCCATGACATTCTGTCGGAGAACAAGGCTGTGGAGGAGACCGAGGAGCCAACCCAGTCCTCTCCACATCAGCCAGACGACTAA